The Radiobacillus deserti genomic interval TCGTGTTTTCACAATGGGGGAGCCGCACTGTTTGCATTCTTTGTTTTCTTGTCCGTAAACGAAAAGTTCTTGCTGAAACATCCCTATTACACCTTGGGAATTCACATAGGAGCGAATCGTAGTTCCACCTTGAGCAACCGCCTGCTCCAGTGTTTCCTTCGCAAAATTCCGGATATTTTTCACCTCTTGTTTTCGTTAATTCCGAACCACGCCTAGTTGGTAGTACTCCAGCTTTAAATAGTGTTTCGTCTACATATATGTTACCAAGTCCAGCAACTACGGACTGATCTAAAAGGATTGCTTTAATATTTCGTTCGCTTTTATGGACCTTTCCATAAAAGTAATCGAATGTGAATGTATCCTCAAATGGGTCTGGTCCCAACTGGTTTAATGGCTTTTCTTGAAGTTCTTGTCCCTTCGTGAATAAGTGCATCGTTCCAAACTTTCGAACATCGTTATACCTTAGCTGCTTTCCATCTTCGAATTGGAAAATAACGTGGGTATGCTTCGTAGTGGGTTCCGATTTATCAAAATAGTCCGTACTTGCCTTCCATTCGAAGATGAGAAACAAGAATATAATCATCTAGCTCAAACAAAAGAAATTTTCCTTTACGATTCACAGTATGAATCGTTTGACCAAGGAGTAGATGTTTAAACTGAAAGGTATCCTCAGGATATTTAATGATGTTCGGCCAATACACTTCCACATCTTTTATCTTCCTACCTAGAACGAGCTCGTTTAAGGTAGACTTAATCGTTTCAACCTCAGGTAACTCTGGCATGTCTCTTCTCTCCTATTACTTCGCGTCGTACCAAGTCTTACCAAATGCGTAATCTACTTGTAATGGTACATCTAATTCAACCGCTTTCTCCATTACTTCAGGGACGATTTTTTTCAAGGTTTCTAATTCTGATTCTGGAGCTTCAAGAATCAATTCATCATGCACCTGTAATAGCATTTTCGCTTCTAACCCTTCTTCTTCTAAGCGATGGTGAAGATTAATCATTGCCATTTTAATGATATCTGCTGCTGATCCTTGAATTGGTGTATTCATCGCTGTACGTTCCGCAAAGCTACGTAAATTAAAATTACGGCTAGTAATATCAGGTAAATACCTTCTTCTATTCATTAAAGTCTTCACATAGCCCGTTTGCTTCGCTTCCTGAACGATTGTTTCCATATAATCACGCACTCCAGGGAAACTATCCAAATAAGCGTCAATAAATTTCTTCGCTTCTTTTCTAGTAATCCCTAGGCTTTGAGATAATCCGTAGTCACTGATTCCATACACAATTCCAAAGTTAACTGCTTTCGCTTGTCGCCTCATATTATCTGTAATTTCATCCGCTTCCACGTGGAAGACATCCATTGCCGTTCTAGTATGAATATCCATCCCTTCACGGAATGCTTCCATTAGCTTATCATCTTTTGCAATATGTGCTAGAACACGAAGCTCAATTTGTGAGTAATCCGCTGCAAACAAAATCCAGCCTTCTTTGGACGGTACAAAAGCTTGTCTAATTTTCTTCCCTTCTTCTAGTCGAATCGGGATATTTTGCAGGTTGGGTTCTATAGAGCTTAATCTTCCCGTTTGTGCTAAAGCTTGATTAAAACGAGTATGAATCTTTTTTGTATCCTTATCTATCACTTTTAATAACCCTTCAATGTAGGTAGATTGAAGTTTTCCTAGCTGACGGTACATTAAAAGCTTTGGAATGATTTCATGTTTGTCCTGTAGCTGTTCCAAAATATCTGCAGACGTTGAATAACCTGTTTTGGTTTTCTTAATGACTGGTAATCCTAATTTTTCAAATAGAATGGGACCAAGCTGCTTTGGAGAATTCAAATTAAAGGTTTCTCCCGCTAATTCATGCACCTCTTTTTCGATTTCTTCTAGTCGCTCTTTTAATTCTTCCCCCATTTGTTTTAAGCGGTCTTCGTTAACGAGGACTCCTTGGTGCTCCATTTCTCCTAGTATGAGGGCCAGTGGCATTTCTAATTCCTTAAATAAGCTCCACTGTTCATTTTCTTTTAGTTTTTCTTCTGCCTTATTTCTTAATTCAAAAATTAAATGTGTTTTACGAACAATATGCTCAGCTAGCTTGTCCTCTTCTGGAACATGCTTTTTTGCTCCTTTGCCGTACACCTCTTCATCCATAGACACAATCCCCATTCCGAGCCGTTGCCCTATGGATGGAATATCAAATTGTGTTTCTGACGGGTTTAATAGGTAGGAAGCTAGCATTAAATCGAACTCTATTCCTTCCATATCAATCCCGTGATTCAACAAACTAACTTTTGTTTGTTTGGAATCATGCACGATTTTTTTGAATGATCCATCCTCCGCCCATTGCTTAAATGTATCCGATGCTAACGCAACATCTGTTGGAATGAAAATATTTCGATCTTCATTTACGAGTCCAAATCCTTGAATAGGTGCTGAATGATAATTCTCTTCTATTATTTCTGCAATAATCGCCTCTTCAGCAGCAAAGGACACATCCTCTAAGGAACGAACAATTTTGTATGTTAATTCTGGTAATTCACTTTGCTTTTCTTCCTCTGGAGCTACTTCTCCATCAATCCGGTTCATCAAAGAATTAAACCCAAGCTCCTTAAAGATGTTGATGACGTCTTTCTCCTTATAGCCGGAATATGCAGTATCCTTTAAATCAATCTTCACAGGAGTACTAGTATTGATGGTTGCCAGCTCTTTACTCATAAATGCATCCTCTTTATGTATCTCTAGCTTTTCTTTTAGCTTTTTGCCACTGACTTCATCTAAGTGATCATATACACCTTCAACGGTTTTAAAATCCTTCAGAAGCTTAACAGCCGTTTTTTGACCAACGCCTGGTACTCCCGGAATGTTATCTGAATTGTCTCCCATCAAAGCTTTCATATGAATGACTTGTTCAGGGGTGATTTCCATTTTTTCTAATAAGAAGGATGGCGTGTATGTATCTACTTCACTAATTCCTTTTCTCGTTACATGTACTTCGACTTGATCAGAAACTAGTTGTAACAAGTCCTTATCTCCAGAAAAAACACGGATATCCCATTTATCCTTTTCTCCTTGCTTCGCTAGCGTTCCGATAATATCATCCGCTTCGTAATTCTCTAATTGATAATACGGAATATGAAATGCATCTAATAGCTCCCGTAAGAGCGGAAACTGCTCCGATAACTCAGGTGGTGTTTTTTGTCTCCCGCCTTTATATTCACTATAGGTTTTATGTCTAAAGGTTGTTTTTCCAGCATCAAAAGCTACAAGTACATGGGTTGGATTTTCGTTTTCTAAAATTCGTAGCAGCATCGTCGTAAACCCATAAACCGCATTGGTATATACCCCTTTATCATTGTTCAATAAAGGCAAAGCAAAAAAGGCACGGTAGGCGATACTATTTCCGTCTATTAAAACTAGCTTGTTTGTGGACATGTTCAGCACTCCCTCGTATTCGTTATAATCATTAGTTTTATTTTACCATTTTTTTATAGTGTTTAGAAAACTTAGCGATGCAATACGAATGTGAAGGCTGGCGTTCGTTGCTTTTTTCTAGGATCCTTTTCTATTTGGCGATGACAAGTAACAAAAAAAGGAATCGATGGTGTTCGATTCCTTTTTAAACTATTTCGGGAAGGAAAGTTTAAATGTTGTTCCTTTCCCGACTTCACTATCCACATGGATTTTTCCATCATGCAGTTCTACTATATGCTTAACAATTGCTAATCCTAAGCCTGTACCACCAGTGTTTCGACTTCGTGCTTTATCCACACGATAGAATCGTTCAAAAATACGTGGGACTGCTTCTTTAGGGATTCCCATTCCCGTATCAGAAACCGAGATATCTAACCACTCACCTCGATTAGCAACCTTAACCTTTACACTGCCACCGGAGGATGTATAGTTTAATGCATTATTTATAAGATTAATAAATACTTGCTTTAAACGATCCGAATCTCCTCGAATACTAGTATCTTGATCAAAATCAAAAGATAGTTCAATTCGCTTGTCTTTTGCTTGCTGTTCTGCTAGCGGTATAATCTCTTCCACCAATTGTTTAATTTCTATTTGTTCTCTTTGTACCTTTATATCTGCTTTATCGAGCTTAGATAACTCCAGTAAATCGTGGATCAATGTTTGGAGCCGCTCACTCTCCTTAAGGATTATAGATAAAAACTGCATCCGTAGCTCATCATTATCCATTGCTCCGTCTAACAACGTCTCAGCAAATCCTCGAATGGAAGTAATCGGTGTTTTTAATTCATGAGATACGTTGGCTACAAAGTCTTTCCTCATTTGTTCTAGCTTTTTCAGTTCGGTGATATCGTGAAAAACTAGAACAGCGCCTCTTAATTCATTCGCATCATTAACTACTGGTGCTCCCACAATTTCGATATATTTTTGTTGTATTTCTATGGACGTTGTGAAGGAATTTTTGATCATTTCTTCATATAAAAAGGCTTCTTGAACGACTCGATGAACCACTTCCTGTTTCACTACTTCATAATAAAGATAACCAAAATAGTCTTGTTTCTTGCCACCAAATATACTTAAGAATTTACGGTTAACTAAATGAACATAGCCTTTATCATCAATCAGGAGTAGGCCACTTTCCATATTATCAATCACTGTTCTCAGTTGATTTTCTTGCATCTTTTCTTGCAAAGACATTTCTTGTAGGTTTCTCGCCAAAACATTTATTGAAGCAGTTAATTTTCCGGCATCTCCAAAAAAAGATTCATATGTTCTTGCTCGATAATTTCCATTTGCAAGTTGCTCGGATACTTGAGCTGCAGAACGAACAGGCTTTATATACTTATCGAAAATATGATACATCAAAAAGAAAAAGATGACAGCGGAGCCTGCAATCGTAATCATAACTATAATACGCTGATACCCTTCTACAATTGGTAGAATGATGGAAGAGATTCCAACCATTACGACCACAACAATGATGATATAAAGAAAAAAAGGGCGAAGGTTTTTCTCAAACATTTAAGCAGGTTCCTCCATCTTATATCCAAGACCTCGAATGGTCTTGATATACACAGGATGTCTGGTGTCTGGTTCGATTTTTTCTCGTAAGTGACTAATATGGACATCAACAATTCTTGTATCCCCTACAAAATCGTAATTCCAAACGGCGCTCAACAATTGATCACGAGATAGCACTTTCCCTTTATGCTTTGCTAGATAAAGAAGAAGTTCAAACTCTTTTCGCGTAAACATTAGCGTCTCATCCCGGATTACAGCTTCGTATTGTTCAGGATGAATAGTGAGCTGTCCTATTTTAATTACCGATTGGACACCATCTGAATGGCGATTATTCGTCCTTCTTAGGATTGCTTTTATTCGAGCAACAACCTCTTTCGTACTAAACGGTTTCGTTAAATAGTCATCGGCACCAAGTTCAAGTCCTAGTACTTTATCGAACTCATCATCTTTTGCCGTCAACATAAGTATAGGAGTGTCCACTTTATTTTGTCTTAACTGCTTGCATACTTCTGTCCCATCCAACTCAGGAAGCATGAGATCTAGAATAATAAGATCAAACGATTCATGAAGTGCTTTGTCTAGCCCCTCTCTTCCTGTATATGCCACTTCGGTTTGAAATCCAGCAAGTTCTACATTATATTTTAATAACGTTACGATAGATTCTTCATCATCAACAATTAAAACTTTTTGACTCATTCAAACACCCCACTGTAAAGTCTCTACGTTCATCATACAATGAAGGTATTCGCATGTGAATACTCCTTATACACAAACATAGCGTAAATATTGTTAAGTTTTGTTAATGTTTCTGAATATTCTGTCTTAATTAGGTGAATTAGTAGCCTTCTATTAATTAAAATTACGTAACGATTGAGCTGTTAAAGATTCTAATTTTGATGCTGGACTAACGAGAAAAGTTCCATCTAATACGGTTCCATCTCCATTTTTCCCTTTTACTTGGATCATAATCGTAGAATCTTCTTCATTAATTTGTATAATTTCTAACTCTATGTCAATCTCTGAATAGTGATACAGGGGATTTGGGTACTTTAAATGCTGCTCTAAAATGTGACAGCCTGGTCCTGGCAGGTGCATAGAAATCATGGATGAAGCAATACCTATCAACATAGTAGGCGGAACAAGTGGTCGTTTGTAGGGTGTCTGTGAGGCATAATCGTGTTGAATATAGAGAGGGTTTGCATCATCTGTTAAACCTAAATAAAGTAGGATATCACGGTCTTCCACTTTTCTAGTTTCCTGATAGGAATCACCAATGGCTAGCTCATGCAAATTCTTTCCAATTTTTCTTCTTTTCCCTATCAATTCATACACCATCCTTTTTTATTGTTATAGGAAAACCCTTGCCTAATGACAAGGGTTTCTTCCTATCTTAATTAACAAATCCTTAAAGAATGTTAACCGTAACTCATTATATTACTGTAATACTTTTAAGACACTCTTAACAGATTCCGCAGATTTATCAAGTGCTGCTCTTTCATCTTCTAACAAATCTAACTCAATAACTTCCTCAAGGCCATTGCCACCGATAATAGTAGGCACACCAAGATAAATATCCTGATAACCATACTCGCCTTCTAGATAAGCGATGCTTGGAAGTACTCTTCGTTGATCCTTTAGAATTGCTTCTGTCATAACGGCAAGCGAAGCGGCAGGTGCATAATAAGCACTACCATTGCCTAAAAGGTTGACGATTTCTCCGCCACCCTTTCTTGTCCGCTCTACAATAGCATCCAGGCGTTCTTTTGAAATCAACTTTTCTAAAGGAATACCGCCTGCATACGAATAACGAATTAATGGCACCATATCGTCCCCGTGACCGCCAAGAACAAAACCTGTGACATCTTTAACAGAGAGATTGAGTTCTTCTGCTACGAAAGTACGGAAACGAGCTGTGTCAAGTACACCAGATTGACCAATCACACGGTTCTTAGGGAATCCAGATTCCTTAAATACCGTGTATGTCATGGCATCCACTGGATTCGTCAGAACGATAATCGTCGTATTTGGAGAATACTTCACGATTTCTTGTGTAACACTTTTCATAATTTTAGCGTTTGTAGCAACTAAATCGTCACGACTCATCCCTGGCTTTCGAGCGATTCCTGCGGTAATTATAACGATGTCTGAGTCTGCAGTATCTGCATAATCAGCTGTACCAATGATTTTAGCATCAAATCCTTGAACAGGACTTGCTTCAAGCATATCTAATGCTTTACCTTTTGTCGGATCTTCCATATTTGGGATATCAACTAACACTACGTCTGCTAATTCCTTTTGAGCCACCATAAGAGCTGTTGTTGCGCCAGTAAAGCCTCCACCAATGACAGAAACTTTTCTTCTTTTAATGGTCATAAAGATCCCTTCCTTCATCATTAGTCCATGTTTGAGATTAATGCATCAGCGAATTCAGATGTTTTTACTTCAGTAGCTCCGTCCATCATACGAGCAAAGTCATATGTTACAACTTTGGAAGCAATTGTTTTATCCATCGCTTTAATGATAAGGTCTGCAGCTTCTCTCCACTCCAGATGTTCAAGCATTAGTACACCAGATAGGATAACAGAAGATGGATTTACTTTATCTAGACCAGCGTATTTTGGAGCAGTTCCGTGCGTAGCTTCAAAAATAGCGTGTCCAGTTTCGTAGTTAATATTTGCTCCAGGAGCAATTCCAATACCACCTACTTGCGCAGCAAGTGCATCAGAGATGTAGTCTCCGTTAAGGTTCATCGTTGCTACTACATCAAATTCTTTTGGACGAGTTAAAATTTGTTGAAGGAAGATATCAGCAATTGCGTCTTTTACGATAATTTTGCCAGCTTTTTCTGCTTCTTCTTGCGCTTTATCAGCAGCTGCTCTTCCATCTTTTTCAACAATCTTGTCATATTCTGCCCAAGTGAATACTTTATCTCCGTATTCTTGTTCAGCTAATTCATAACCCCAGTTTTTGAAAGCACCCTCAGTAAATTTCATGATGTTTCCTTTATGAACTAGTGTTACACTTTTGCGACCTTCATTGATAGCATAATCAATAGCCGCACGAACAAGACGCTTCGTACCCTCTTCAGATACTGGCTTAATTCCAATACCAGAAGTTTCAGGGAAACGGATTTTATGTACACCCATTTCGTTTTTCAAGAATTCAATTACTTTCTTTACTTCATCGCTACCTTTTTGCCATTCAATGCCTGCATAAATATCTTCCGTATTTTCACGGAAAATAACCATGTCTGTATCTTCAGGACGTTTAACAGGTGATGGTACACCTTCAAAATAACGTACTGGACGTAGACAAGTAAATAAATCTAGCTCTTGACGCAATGCTACGTTAAGGGAACGAATTCCTCCACCGATTGGTGTCGTTAAAGGTCCTTTTATCGCAATTTTATAGTCGCGAATTACATCTAATGTTTCAGCAGGTAGCCATTCCCCTGTTTGATCAAAAGCTTTTTGTCCTGCTAGAACTTCTTTCCATTCGATTGATTTTTCTCCATTGTACGCTTTGTTAACAGCCGCTTCTAGTACACGACTAGCTGCTGCCCAAATATCAGGTCCTGTTCCATCTCCTTCAATGAAAGGAATGACTGGTTTGTTTGGAACATTCAATACCCCATTCGTTACTGTAATTTTTTCACCTTGTGTCATAAATGATACCCTCCTATTTATTTTTCTGTAAATTATTATTTAAATTAGCTTTCTTCCCTATGAAAAGAAAGATTTACCTAACATTTGCACAAGAATATAGGCCCCGTTTATGGAAGGCCTTCTTCCATTCTTTCAACAGACGCTGAAGGAATGAATAGGAATACATTATCTATTTTCAATAGAAACATACATTTGTTCCGTTGGACCAACATAATCAGCCCGAGGACGGATCAATCGATTGTTTTCATATTGTTCTAGAATATGAGCAATCCAACCAGATACACGACTTACTGCAAAAATCGGTGTAAATAAATCATGGTCAATTCCAAGACTATGATAGACAGATGCAGAATAGAAATCCACATTGGCTGGAAGACCTTTTGTTTCTTTGATATAATCTTCAATTTTAACAGACATTTCAAACCATTTGGATTGTCCCTTTAATTCCGTTAATTCTTTGGACATTTTCTTTAAGTGCTTCGCACGAGGGTCTCCTGTCCGATATACACGGTGTCCCATTCCCATAATTTTTTCTTTGTTTGCCAATTTTTCTTTGATATAAGGAAGTGCATTATCTACTTCCCCAATTTCCAAAAGCATTGTCATAACGCGTTCATTAGCTC includes:
- a CDS encoding response regulator transcription factor — translated: MSQKVLIVDDEESIVTLLKYNVELAGFQTEVAYTGREGLDKALHESFDLIILDLMLPELDGTEVCKQLRQNKVDTPILMLTAKDDEFDKVLGLELGADDYLTKPFSTKEVVARIKAILRRTNNRHSDGVQSVIKIGQLTIHPEQYEAVIRDETLMFTRKEFELLLYLAKHKGKVLSRDQLLSAVWNYDFVGDTRIVDVHISHLREKIEPDTRHPVYIKTIRGLGYKMEEPA
- the pnpS gene encoding two-component system histidine kinase PnpS, coding for MFEKNLRPFFLYIIIVVVVMVGISSIILPIVEGYQRIIVMITIAGSAVIFFFLMYHIFDKYIKPVRSAAQVSEQLANGNYRARTYESFFGDAGKLTASINVLARNLQEMSLQEKMQENQLRTVIDNMESGLLLIDDKGYVHLVNRKFLSIFGGKKQDYFGYLYYEVVKQEVVHRVVQEAFLYEEMIKNSFTTSIEIQQKYIEIVGAPVVNDANELRGAVLVFHDITELKKLEQMRKDFVANVSHELKTPITSIRGFAETLLDGAMDNDELRMQFLSIILKESERLQTLIHDLLELSKLDKADIKVQREQIEIKQLVEEIIPLAEQQAKDKRIELSFDFDQDTSIRGDSDRLKQVFINLINNALNYTSSGGSVKVKVANRGEWLDISVSDTGMGIPKEAVPRIFERFYRVDKARSRNTGGTGLGLAIVKHIVELHDGKIHVDSEVGKGTTFKLSFPK
- the mdh gene encoding malate dehydrogenase, with the translated sequence MTIKRRKVSVIGGGFTGATTALMVAQKELADVVLVDIPNMEDPTKGKALDMLEASPVQGFDAKIIGTADYADTADSDIVIITAGIARKPGMSRDDLVATNAKIMKSVTQEIVKYSPNTTIIVLTNPVDAMTYTVFKESGFPKNRVIGQSGVLDTARFRTFVAEELNLSVKDVTGFVLGGHGDDMVPLIRYSYAGGIPLEKLISKERLDAIVERTRKGGGEIVNLLGNGSAYYAPAASLAVMTEAILKDQRRVLPSIAYLEGEYGYQDIYLGVPTIIGGNGLEEVIELDLLEDERAALDKSAESVKSVLKVLQ
- the icd gene encoding NADP-dependent isocitrate dehydrogenase — encoded protein: MNRRVSFMTQGEKITVTNGVLNVPNKPVIPFIEGDGTGPDIWAAASRVLEAAVNKAYNGEKSIEWKEVLAGQKAFDQTGEWLPAETLDVIRDYKIAIKGPLTTPIGGGIRSLNVALRQELDLFTCLRPVRYFEGVPSPVKRPEDTDMVIFRENTEDIYAGIEWQKGSDEVKKVIEFLKNEMGVHKIRFPETSGIGIKPVSEEGTKRLVRAAIDYAINEGRKSVTLVHKGNIMKFTEGAFKNWGYELAEQEYGDKVFTWAEYDKIVEKDGRAAADKAQEEAEKAGKIIVKDAIADIFLQQILTRPKEFDVVATMNLNGDYISDALAAQVGGIGIAPGANINYETGHAIFEATHGTAPKYAGLDKVNPSSVILSGVLMLEHLEWREAADLIIKAMDKTIASKVVTYDFARMMDGATEVKTSEFADALISNMD
- a CDS encoding FAS1-like dehydratase domain-containing protein, which translates into the protein MIGKRRKIGKNLHELAIGDSYQETRKVEDRDILLYLGLTDDANPLYIQHDYASQTPYKRPLVPPTMLIGIASSMISMHLPGPGCHILEQHLKYPNPLYHYSEIDIELEIIQINEEDSTIMIQVKGKNGDGTVLDGTFLVSPASKLESLTAQSLRNFN
- the polA gene encoding DNA polymerase I, encoding MSTNKLVLIDGNSIAYRAFFALPLLNNDKGVYTNAVYGFTTMLLRILENENPTHVLVAFDAGKTTFRHKTYSEYKGGRQKTPPELSEQFPLLRELLDAFHIPYYQLENYEADDIIGTLAKQGEKDKWDIRVFSGDKDLLQLVSDQVEVHVTRKGISEVDTYTPSFLLEKMEITPEQVIHMKALMGDNSDNIPGVPGVGQKTAVKLLKDFKTVEGVYDHLDEVSGKKLKEKLEIHKEDAFMSKELATINTSTPVKIDLKDTAYSGYKEKDVINIFKELGFNSLMNRIDGEVAPEEEKQSELPELTYKIVRSLEDVSFAAEEAIIAEIIEENYHSAPIQGFGLVNEDRNIFIPTDVALASDTFKQWAEDGSFKKIVHDSKQTKVSLLNHGIDMEGIEFDLMLASYLLNPSETQFDIPSIGQRLGMGIVSMDEEVYGKGAKKHVPEEDKLAEHIVRKTHLIFELRNKAEEKLKENEQWSLFKELEMPLALILGEMEHQGVLVNEDRLKQMGEELKERLEEIEKEVHELAGETFNLNSPKQLGPILFEKLGLPVIKKTKTGYSTSADILEQLQDKHEIIPKLLMYRQLGKLQSTYIEGLLKVIDKDTKKIHTRFNQALAQTGRLSSIEPNLQNIPIRLEEGKKIRQAFVPSKEGWILFAADYSQIELRVLAHIAKDDKLMEAFREGMDIHTRTAMDVFHVEADEITDNMRRQAKAVNFGIVYGISDYGLSQSLGITRKEAKKFIDAYLDSFPGVRDYMETIVQEAKQTGYVKTLMNRRRYLPDITSRNFNLRSFAERTAMNTPIQGSAADIIKMAMINLHHRLEEEGLEAKMLLQVHDELILEAPESELETLKKIVPEVMEKAVELDVPLQVDYAFGKTWYDAK